CACGGACACCCCGCTCGGCCTGCTTCCCCTGGGGACCGGAAACCTCCTGGCCCGGAACCTGGACATTGCCGTCGATGATCCCGAGGGTGCCGTCACCGCCGCCCTCACGGGCACCGACCGCGCCATCGACGTCGTCCGCGTCATCCTGGACCGGGAACTGAAAGGCGACGTTTTCCTGGTCATGGCCGGCCTCGGCTACGACGCGGCCCTGATGGGCGACACGAACGACACCCTCAAGGACCGCGTGGGCTGGCTGGCCTATGTCGACGCCGGCGTCCGGAATCTTCCCGGCAAGCCGGTCAAGAGCACCATCCGGCTGGACGGCGGCAAGGAAATCTCGGGCCATCCCCGCAGCGTGATGGGCGGGAACTGCGGAAAGATCGTGGGCGGCCTGGAGATTTTCCCCGGCGCCCGCATCGACGACGGGCTGCTGGACATCATGACCATGTCCCCCAAGGGCCGGTTCGGCTGGCTCAGCGTTGTCAAAGGCCTGCTGCGCCGCGGAAAGGGAAGCACCTCCGTGGACTACTACCAGTGCAAGGAAGCCGAAATCTTCACCGAGGTTCCGCAGGAATTCGAGGTCGACGGCGACCATCTGGGCACGGCATCCCACGTCGCGTTCCGGGTGGACCCGGGTTCCCTGCGGGTCCGGATGCCGCACGGGAAGAAGGACCCGGCGATCCTCACGGATCCCCGGGTCTAGATACTCCGGAGCTCCAGCCCCGGGCAGGGGCTAGAGTCCCAGCAGGGGCGCCGGATCCACGTACTCACCGTTCCGCATCATCTCGAAGTGCAGGTGCGGGCCGGTGGAGTTTCCGGTGCTGCCGACGGTACCGATCATTTCGCCGGCGCCCACCACCTGGCCCACATCGACCAGGATCTCGTTCAGGTGGTTGTAGGTGGTCTCGGTGCCGTCGCCGTGGTCCACCACGATGCGCAGGCCACCGTACTGGTGGTATTCGGCGTAGGTCACGGTGCCCGGGAGGACAGACTTCACCGGGGTCCCCGTGGTGGCGCCGAAGTCCATGCCGTTGTGGAGCTCCGAGGAACCGGCGGGCAGCAGCGGATTCACATTCGTCCGCCAGCCGTACGGACAGGTCACCCGCACGTCGTCCACGGGTACCACGGGCCCGGTTTCCTCAACGACCGGCTCGGGTGCTGGCTCCTCCGCGGGTGCGGGCTCCTCGGCCGGGAGCTCTTCAGCGGGTGCGGCTTCCCCCACGGGTGCCGGTGCCTCGCCGCCGTCGGCAGGAGGTTCGCCGCCGTCGGCAGGAGGTTCGCCTCCGTCGGCCGCGCCCTGGGCTTCCGGATTCCCCTCACCCTCGCCGTCGAGGGTCGGATCCATCTCGGAGACAGCCACGGTGCGCTCCACATCGGCCGGCTGCGCGGCCTGGGCGGTTCCGACGACGACGGAGCCCAGGGCCAGCGCCGCACCGGCACTGATGGCACCGGTCTTGCGGAGCGGGGTGGACAGCCAGTCCCGGTTGGTCAGCCAATCCCGGTTCAGGGCTCCGGCCTTGACCGCCGGGGGGAGCTTCGCGGGCAGGCGCTTCGTGAAGGTGGTCACTGCCGGGGGAAGCTCTTCGGGAAGGTGCTTTTCGACTGTCGACTTCAGTTCCAGCCCCGGGGGCCGGTCATCGGTGGCCCAGTTCAGGAGCCGGGTCTTGAGTTCGGAAAAGTAGCGCAGGGTCTCTGTTGAGATATTCGTAATTCATCACCTCTGTGCGATTCTCGGCAGAAAGGTATTGAACAATGAACCTCTTGGAGCACGGGGAGGGCAGGCTGCGCCTCAACCCAATATCCACTTTACCGGCGAAGAACTTTCGGCGGCCACAGAATGTGACCAACCCCAACATGCCCTGCGCCCGGCGCCTCAGGACCGGCGCCGGGTCGGCGGTCGGGCGGTTAGAGTTCGGCCCGGCCGCTGCGCCAGTAGCCCATGAAGGCCACCTGCTTGCGGTCGATTCCGGCTTCGCTGACCAGGTACCGGCGCAGCCCGCGGACCACTGCCGCCTCGCCGGCGATCCACGCGTAGAACGGCAGGGCACCGGAAGGCGTGAGCGGGTTCGGCGTGGCCTTCACTGCGGCCGCGGTGAGCCGCTGCGGGGTCTCCCAGAGGATGGCCTCGTCCACGTTGACGTCCTCGATCTCCTGCCTCGCGATTTCCTGCCGCGGCGGGACCGGCGCCCCCTCCACCGAGGCCCAGCCGGGAAGCGCGACGGCGTTGCGGACAGCTGCTTCCAGGAGCTCGCCGTGGGGGCGGGCGCCGCGGGACAGCCAGGTGACCTGAACTGAGGAATCGGTCACGACCGGCTGCATGTCGGAGTCGGCGGGCACCTCCAGCAGTGCATGCCCGGTGATGTCAGCGGGCAGGGATTCCAGGATGGCCGTGATGGCGGGAACTGCCGTTTCATCACCGGCCAGCAGGATGTGCCGCGCCATTCCCGGACGCCACTCAATTCCGCCGTAGCTCTCCGCGGTGATGCAATGGGCGGCGTTCGGGCCGATGATGCTCACCTTGTCACCGGGCTGCGCTGCAGCAGCCCAGCTGGAGGCGGGCCCGCCCTTGCCCTGCTCGTCGAAGTGCAGGACGAAATCGACGTCGATCTCCGGATCCGCGCCGACGCAGCGTGCCGCACGGACCGTGTAGGTGCGCATGGAACCGCGCACACCGGCGTCCAGCTGCAGCCAGTTGCGGTACCAGCTGGTGTCGCTGCAGTCGAATTCCGGCACGGCGATCGGCTGGCCGGCTGCGTCGACGGAGGGCACAACAACCTTGATCCGCAGGTCGTGGGTCTGCCCCTGAACGCCGAACTCGGCCAGGCAGGGACCGGCAAAGGTGATCCGCTGGAAGTTGCCGCTCAGCCGCTGTACCCGCCTCACCTCAACGTCGAAGCACATCACCGCTCCGGCGCTGGAGGCACGGCGTGCCTTGCGGGGTGCGGCTGTTGCTCCGGTGCGGGTACTGACTTGCGTCATGATGCTGCCTCCAGGCGGGTTTCGGTGTCGGGTGCGCTGCGGATGTCGTGCGGATTGGGCAGGTAGCCCACAGGGCCGGCAGCGCGCCCCTTCTCCGATGGAGCTTGCTCGTGCGGTTCCTTCTCCTGTTGTTCCTTCTCCTGCGGTTCCTTCTCCGGCTGTTCCTTCTCCGGCTGTTCCTTCTCCGGCTGTTCCTTCTCCGCTGGAGCCTGGTGATGCCGCCCCAAAGGAACCACCATAGGCGTCCCGGACACAGGATCGGTGATGACGCGGGATTCAAGACCAAATACGTCATGCACGAGGTCTTCCGTGACGACGTCTGCCGGGGCGCCCTGGGCGGCGATCGCTCCGGCTTTCATCGCAATCAAATGGTCAGCATAGCGGGCGGCCAGGTTAAGGTCGTGCAGCACGATTGCCACCGTGGTGCCGGACCGGCGGTTGAGGTCGGTGATCAGGTCCAGCACCTCGATCTGGTGCGTGACGTCCAGGAATGTCGTGGGCTCATCCAGCAGCAGGACCTCCGTCTCCTGGGCCAGGGCCATGGCAATCCAGACGCGCTGGCGCTGGCCGCCGGAGAGCTCGTCGACGTTCCGTTCGGCCAGGTCCAGGGTGCCGGTCGCTTCCAGCGCGGCGGCAACGGCGTCGTCGTCGGCCTGCGTCCACTGGCGGAACCAGCCCTGATGCGGGTACCGGCCGCGGCCCACGAGGTCGGCGACGGTGATGCCGTCCGGCGCGGTGGGGGTCTGGGGCAGCAGCCCCAGGATCCGGGCCACCTCACGCGCGGGGCGGGAGGAGATGTCCCGGCCGCCGAGCAGCACCGTTCCGCGGGTCGGTTTGAGCAGCCGGGCCAGGCCGCGCAGCAGCGTCGACTTGCCGCAGGCATTGGCGCCGACAATCATCGTGATCCGGCCGGCCGGCAGCGTGACGGACAGCCCGTCGACCACGGTGCGCTCCCCGTAGGCGAGCACCACGTCCTGCGCGCTCAGGGCGTGCAGGTCTTGCCCGTCCTGGACGTCCCGCTGGTTTTGGAAATGGGAACCCATCTCAGCCTCCTCGGCCTACACGGTTGGAAGTGACCAGCAGCCACAGCAGGAACGGAGCGCCCAGGGCGCCGGTGACCACGCCCACCGGCAGGGACACTCCGGGCACCAGATTGGCACCGGCAAAATCAGCGGCCAGCACGATCACTGATCCCACCAGTGCCGAGGCCGCCAGGGACTGGCGGCCGCCCAGCAGGCGGCGGGCTATGGGCCCGGAGAGGAAGGCGATAAAGGATACCGGGCCGGCGGCGGCGGTGGCGACGGCGGCCAGGGCCACACCGGTGACGAGCAGGCCCAGCCGGGACGCTTCCACCCGCAGGCCCAGTCCGGCGGCGGTGTCGTCGCCGAGTTCGAGCCCGCGCAGCTGCCGGGCGAGCACCGCGGTGACCGGCAGCAGGACCAGCAGGGCGACGGCGAGGGCTCCGGCGCGGTCCCAGCTGGCGGAATTCAGGGAGCCGTTCAGCCACACCAGCGCCTGCGAGGCCGTGCGGACATCGGTGCGGGTCATCAGGAACATGACAACTGCCTGCATCACTGCGGCAAACCCGATGCCCACCAGGATGAGCCGGTATCCGGCCGCTCCCCCCTGCCGGGAGAGCAGATAGATGGCCAGGGCCACGATTAGCGCGCCGGCCAGCGCAGCCAGGGAAACCGTGGTTCCCCGCGCCCCGAAGACCACAATCCCGACGACCGCGCTGGCGCTGGCGCCGTAACTGATGCCGATGATGTCCGGGCTGGCCAGCGGGTTGCGCAGCATGGTCTGGAAGACGCTGCCGGCGATCCCCAGCGCGGCACCGACCAGGGTGCCGATGACGGCCCGCGGCAGCTTGCTTTCCATCACGATGTAGGTGGCGCCCGGAATCTGTTCTCCGCCCAGGATCCGGAAAAAATCGGGGATGGTTACGGTGTAGGTGCCCAGCAGGATGCTCACGGCGAAGAGGACGACGACGGCGCCGGCCAGGGCCGCGGTCACCGTGCGGAGGCGGCGGGCGGACCTGCGGCGGGCCGCCCGGATCACTGCGCCGCCGGATTCCGGCGGCACGGAGCCGCTCCCGGAGGCGCTCCCGGAGCGGGCGGATGAGCGGTCCAGCAGCGCGCTCACAGCTGCGCCTGCTTCCGGCGCCGAACCAGCCAGATAAACACCGGTGCGCCGATCACTGCCGTCATGACGCCAACGGGAATTTCTCCCGGCGGCAGGGCCAGTCGCCCGGCAACGTCGGCGACGATCAGCAGGACCGGGGCCAGGACCAGGGAGAACGGGAGGATCCATCGGTAATCGGGGCCGGTCAGGGAGCGCACCATGTGCGGGATGACCAGGCCCACAAAGCCGATCGGACCCGCGGCGGCGGTGGCGGCGCCGCACAGCAGCACCACTCCCAGGGCTGTGATCCCCCGGCTGAGCCCCACCCGCTGGCCCAGCCCGCGGGCCAGGTCATCGCCCAGGGACAGCCCGTTCAGCGCGCGGCCGGCGCCCAGGGTGATGACGGCGCCGACGGCCAGGAACGGCAGCACGGCTGTGATCACGTCCCAGCCGCGGCCCGCGACGCTGCCCACCTGCCAGAACCGGAAGACGTCGAAGGTCTGCTGGCTGGACACCAGCAGGGCGCTCATGAACGAACTGAGCCCGGCGGAGAGGGCGGCGCCGGCCAGTGCCAGCTTCACCGGGGTGGCACCTTCGCGGCCCAGGCTGGCCACCGTGTAGACCACGACGGCGGCGAGCGCGGCTCCGGCCAGGGCAAACCAGATATAGCCGGCAAACGCGGTTACACCGAAGCCGTAAATGCCCAGGACAACGAAGAACGCGGCTCCGGCGTTGACGCCCAGGATTCCGGGATCCGCCAGGGGGTTGCGGGCCACGCCCTGCATCGCGGCTCCCGCGAGTCCCAGCGCGCCGCCAGCCAGCAGCCCCAGAACGGTGCGCGGAATGCGGGACACCACCACTGCGTGGTCCCCGTTCCCCGGGTCATAGGCGGTCAGTGCCTGAAAGACGGTCTCCAAGGACAGCGCCCGTGCACCAAAGGCCACCGACGCAAGGCAGGCCAACGCCAGCCCGGCGATCGAGGCGGCAAGCAGGACGCCCCGGCGCGCGGCCGGATGTGCGCCGGTTCGCGGCGCCGGCTGCGGGCCGGACTGCGCTGCCGGACTGACGGTTTGAGCTGCCGGACCGACGGGGTGAGGTGCCGGTGCGGGGTGGCTGATCTTCACGCCCACGGCGGCACCTCCTTCAAGACGGAATAATCTTAAGTAAGGCTAACCTACGGTTCGGGCGCTTATGAAACATTTCCATGCCCTATTAACCGGCAATCTGGAAAACTACGCGGGGCCGTGAGGATTCATGCGGACGGCTGCTGCCGGCCCTCCGGGCCCGCAGCCACTTCTTCCCCCGCCCGGACCGGGCCCGGAGCAGTTCCGTCGCCGAACGGGCGGCCGCCCAGCCGCTCCCGGCCGTGCCCGGTGAGCCAGCCGGAGAGTTCCGGCCCCTTGGGGACGATTCCGGTGGGGTTAATGTCCTCATGAACGATGTAGTAGTGCGCCTTGATCTGCTCAAAATCGACGGTGTCCCCGAAGCCGGGCGTCTGGAACAGGTCCCGGGCGTACCCCCAGAGGTTGGGCATTTCCGTGAGCTTGTTCCGGTTGCATTTGAAGTGGCCGTGGTAGACCGGATCAAAACGGACCAGCGTCGTGAACAGGCGGACATCAGCCTCGGTGATGGTGTCGCCAACCAGATAGCGCTGCCGGGACAGCCGATCCTCCAGCCAGTCCATCGCCGCCCACAGCCGGTCGTACGCGGCGTTGTAGGCATCCTGCGAGCCGGCGAATCCGCAGCGGTAGACGCCGTTGTTGACCTCGGTGAAAATCCGCTTGTTGACGGCGCGCATTTCTTCCAGGTGTTCCGCCGGCAGCAGGTCCGGTGCGCCGTCGCGGTGGAAGTCCTTCCACTGCGTCGAGAAGTCCTCAGTGATCTGCGGAAAGTCATTGGTCACGACGGCGCCGCTGGGAACGTCCACGATCGCGGGAACGGTGATGCCGCGGCTGTAGCCGGGCGTGCGCCTGAAGAAGGCTTCCTGCAGGCGTTCAATGCCCAGGACGGGGTCCCTGCCGTCGGGATCCAGGTCGAAGGTCCAGCTGCGGGCGTCGTGGGTGGGCCCGGGCGTGCCCAGCGAAATGGCGTCCTCCAACCCCAGCAGCCGCCGCACGATGATGGCCCGGTTTGCCCAGGGGCAGGCGCGTGCCGCGATCAGCCGGTACCGTCCGGCCTCCACCGGATAACCGTCGGCACCGTCGCGGGTGATGCGCGTTTCAATGTAGTTGGTGTCCCGGGTGTATTCCGCACCCCCGGTGACATACGCCCCGCGCGTGCTGAAGCCGGCGCCGTCGTTCTGCCCTGTTCCAGTTCGCTCGGCCATGGCGCTCCCCGTTCTCATGGAATTCAGTCGTGTGTAAAGCTCTGGCGTCCACACTATCCGCTTATCCGCCGCCCCCGGCTTTTCGATGTGCTCCGGCACACGGCTGGGCCGCCGCGCTGCGCCACCCTGCTCCAGCGCCGCTCCCGCCGGTAGAGTCGAAGGAACGACACGCCTGCTTACCCATGACCACCAACAGCCGGAGAATCCGCGGTACGGAATCTGCGGCGGGGAAGGACCCAGCCAGATGCGAGTAGCTGTTATCGGAGCAACCGGAAACGTCGGCACAGCAGTGCTGCGCCGACTGGCCCAGGCGCGCAGCGAACGTCCGGATGGCCTGGAAATTGTGGGTATCGCCCGGCGTTTGCCGGACCCTTCCGTCGCGCCGTACGACGGCGTCTCTTGGCACAGTATCGACATCGCCACCGGCGAGGGCCGGGAAAAACTGACGGAGGCGCTCCGGGGCGCGGACGCCGTCGTCCACCTGGCCTGGGCACTGCAGCCAAACCATGACGAAGCCGAGCTGCACCGCATCAATGTGCACGGCACCGAAAATGCCCTGGCTGCAGCCGCGGCGGCGGGAGTGCGCCAATTTGTCTGCGCGTCGTCCGTGGGCGCCTACTCACCCGCGCCGAAGGACCGGCTCACCGACGAGTCCTGGCCGGCGCGCGGCATAGCCAGTTCCCACTACAGCCGGCACAAGGGCGAGCAGGAAGCGCTGCTGGACAAGTTCGAGCGCGAGTATCCGGAGATCCCGGTGGCGCGCCTGCGGCAGGGGCTGGTTTTCTCCTCGAGCGCCGGAACCGAGATCGGCAACTACTTCCTGGGACCGCTGTTTCCCAAGGCCATCCTGAACAAGCTGAGCCTGCCGCTGATTCCGCTGCCGAAGGAGTTCTCCTTCCAGATTGTCCACGCTGATGACATGGCCGATGCCTATTGGCGGGTGCTGGACCAGCGCGCGGAGGGGCCCTTCAACATTGCCGCCGAGCCGGTGATCACCCCGGAGCTGCTGGCGGGCGCACTCGGCGCCCGGCGCCTGCTGACCATTCCGGTGAAGCTGGTGCGGGCCGTCGTGGGCCTCACCTGGGCGGCACGCCTGCAGCGCACCGATCCGGGTTGGATCGACATGGCAGCCGGGTCTCCGATCATGGACACCTCCCGGGCACGCGAGCTGCTGGGCTGGGCTCCGCGCAAGACCTCCGTCGAGTCGCTGAAGCTCATCCTGGACGGGATGTCGGAAGGCGACGGCGTCAGCGGCTCGCCGCTGCTGGCTCCGCGGCGCTGACCGGCGCCGCGGCGGCGGCAGGTTCTCCGGCTGCCCGGCTTTCCGCCGCGCGGACGGCCGCGGCAATGTCTTCCTCCAGCAATTCCGCATTCAGGGCCACGGCGAGGCGGTAGGCGTCGCCGGCGGCGGCCACCACCTGGCTGGAGGGGTCGGTGACGTTGCCGACCGCCCAGACCCGGTCCGCTCCGGTGCGGCCCTCGGCATCAGTTTCGATGCAGCCGTCCGCGTCCCGGCGGCAGCCCGGAGTGCCGGCGAGCCTCGGATCAACGCTGGCACCCGGCTCGCAGAACACCGCCCGGCAGGGCACCAGCCGGCCGTCCGCCAGCACCACCGCTGACAGCGCATCATCCGCGGTCTGCAGCCGGACAGCCGTTCCCGACACCACCTGAACCCCCATGGCAGCCAGCGAACGGGCATCCTCCGCGGAAAGCTCCATTTCTTCCGCCAGGATCAAGGTCACGTCACGGGAGAAACTGCGCACCAGGATGGCCTGCTGAACCGAACTCTGAGCGGTTCCGAGCACTGCCAGGGGCCGGTCCGCAACCTCCCAGCCGTGGCAGTACGGGCACTGGAGCAGGTCCCTGCCCCAGCGCTCCTCCGCGCCGGCGACGTCGGGCAGCACGTCCCGCAGACCCGAGGCGATCACCACGTGCCGGCCGTGCAGCAGCCTGCCGTCGGCCAGTCGCACGGTGCGGCCGTCACCGTTCCCCGGCCGCCCGTCCCCCAGGTGCGCCACCTCGCCGTCGATGAGTTCGACGTCGTACCGCTCCAGATCGGACCGGCACAAATCCAGGAGTTCCATCGGCGCGATGCCGTCGCGCGAGGGGAAACCGTGGACGTGGCCGGCCGGAGCGTTGCGCGGACGGCCGGCATCAATTACGGCGACCCGGCGGCGGGCCCGGCCAAGCACCGTTGCGGCGCTCAGACCGGCGATCCCGCCGCCGACGATCACCACGTCGCAGCGGGCGGGCAGGGAATGTGGAACAGAAGTCATGGAATATTTTTACCCTATATTTGCCGATCGTCAGCACACTTATGATTGGCCTACACTTTTCGTCATGGACAACAGCCCGCAGGGCGCGCCCGCCTCAAAACTCAAGCAGGGGATCACCGGTCCCATGCTGTACCTTTTCATCCTCGGCGACGTGCTCGGGGCCGGTATTTACGCGCTGGTCGGTGAAGTGTCCGGCGAAGTCGGCGGCGCCATCTGGGTGCCGCTGGCCGTCGCCCTCCTGCTGGCCCTGCTCACGGCGAGCTCCTATGCGGAGCTGGTCACCAAGTATCCCAAGGCCGGCGGGGCGGCCGTGTTTGCGGAGCGCGCCTTCAAACGCCCGATCATCTCCTTCATGGTGGGGTTCTGCATGCTCGCCGCGGGAGTGACCAGCGCCGCCGGCCTGTCCCTCGCCTTTACCGGCGACTACCTTGCTTCGTTCGTGGACGTCCCGCCGGGGCCGGCGGCGATCGTGTTCCTGCTTCTGGTGGCGCTGCTCAATGCCCGGGGCATCTCGGAGTCGGTGCGCAGCAACGTGGTCATGACGGTCATCGAAGTCTCGGGCCTGGTGCTGGTGATTGTGCTGGTGGCGGTCATGGTCGGCCAGGGAAACGGCCACCCGGAACAGATCACCCAGTTCCCCGCCGGGGTTAACCCGGCGACGGCGGTCCTGGGTGCTTCAGTTATTGCCTACTACTCTTTCGTGGGCTTCGAGGTGTCAGCCAACGTTGCCGAAGAGGTGCGCGATGTGCAGCGCGTGTATCCGAAGGCACTCTTCGGGGCGATGCTCACGGCCGGAGTGGTGTACCTGCTGATCGGAGTTGCCGCCGCGGCAGCGCTGCCCACCGGGGACTTGGCCAACTCCAGCGGACCGCTGCTGGCCGTGGTCAGTGCCACCGGATTTGGCGTGCCGGACTGGCTGTTCAGCCTGATTGCCCTGGTGGCCGTGGCCAACGGCGCCCTGCTCACCATGATCATGTCCAGCCGGCTGACCTTCGGCATGGCCGAACAGGGGCTGCTGCCCCGCGTCTTTGGCCGGGTCCTGCCCAACCGGAAAACGCCGTGGGTCGCGATCATCGCCACCACCGGCGTGGCCATGGTGCTGACTGTCACCGGCGGGCTGGAGTCCCTGGCCGAGACCGTGGTGCTGCTCCTGCTCCTGGTCTTCCTGAGCACCAACCTCTCGGTGATTGTGCTTCGGCGGGACCCCGTGGACCACAAGCATTTCCGGGCACCGCTGGTGCTGCCCTACCTGGCGATTGCATCGTGCGTGCTGCTGCTGGCCCAGCAGTCCGGGTCGGTCTGGCTGCGGGCGGGAATCCTGCTGGCGATCGGCTTGGTCCTGTATGGCGTGCGCCGCGCGGTCAAGGGCAAATTGGGCTAGACATGCAGCAGGGCGGCCCCCGAAGGAGCCGCCCTGCTGCTTGTCGATCACCTGTCGATCACCCGGAGGTCGATCCGCTGACGGTCCTCAGCGGGTGTCCTCAGCGGGTGTCGTGGAGGTCGTCGTCGTAGTCCTTGCCCGCGTGCTGCTGGCGCAGCTTCCGGCCCTGCTCAATGTCCTCTTCCTCCTGCTCCTGGCGCTTCTCCGACTGGCGGGTGTCGCGCGGAGGCAGCTGGACGGACTCCTCGGCCTGAATGCCGGCCTGCAGTTCGCGCCCCCGCTCCACCTCGGCGTCAAACTCGGCACCGAACAGCAGGGACAGGTTGGCCAGCCACAGCCACAGCAGCAGGACGATCACGCCACCAATGGCGCCGTAGGTCGCGTTGTAGTTGCCGAAGTTCGACACGTAGAAGCTGAAGCCGAAGGTCACGATCCCCAGGACGATCAGGGCAATGAAGCCCCCCATGCTCATCCAGCGGAACTTGGGCTGCTTCACGTTGGGGGTGGCGTAGTAGAGGATCGCGATCAGCAGCACGGCGAAGATCGCCATGACGGGCCATTTGGCGATGTTCCAGATGATCAGGGCTTCAGGGCCGAGGCCGATCACGTTGCCCAGGGTCTCGGCGATGGGGCCGCTGACCACCAGCATCATGAGCAGGGCCGCAACGAGGAGGATCAGCATCAGCGTGACCAGCAGCTGGGTCGGCAGCAGCTTCCAGGCCGGACGGCCTTCGTCCACCTCGTAGATGCGGTTCATCGATCGGCCGAAGGCCTTCACGTAGCCCGAGGCTGACCACAGCGCACCGGCAATACCGACAATCAGTGCGAACCCGGCAGCACCGGAGGTCGTCAGCTGGGTGATCGGGTCTTTCAGGACGTCAACGGCGCTGCCCGGGGCGAACTCCTCAAGGAATTCAAGCATCGTGTTGGTGGTGCTTTCAGCCTGCCCGATCAGGCCCAGAATCGAAACCAGGGCCAGCAGCGCCGGGAACATGGCCAGCACCGTGTAGTAGGTGAGGGCAGCGGCCAGATCGGTGCACTGGTCCTTGGAGAACTCACGAATCGTTTTGCGGAGGATGTACTTCCAGCTGGGCTTGCTGACCTGAGCCGGGGTGTCCGGCTTGCTCGCGTGGTCGGGGTCCGGTGCCGTTTGGGCCCGTGCCTCACTGTCCTGCTGCGCCATGAC
This genomic interval from Arthrobacter sp. zg-Y820 contains the following:
- a CDS encoding amino acid permease; protein product: MDNSPQGAPASKLKQGITGPMLYLFILGDVLGAGIYALVGEVSGEVGGAIWVPLAVALLLALLTASSYAELVTKYPKAGGAAVFAERAFKRPIISFMVGFCMLAAGVTSAAGLSLAFTGDYLASFVDVPPGPAAIVFLLLVALLNARGISESVRSNVVMTVIEVSGLVLVIVLVAVMVGQGNGHPEQITQFPAGVNPATAVLGASVIAYYSFVGFEVSANVAEEVRDVQRVYPKALFGAMLTAGVVYLLIGVAAAAALPTGDLANSSGPLLAVVSATGFGVPDWLFSLIALVAVANGALLTMIMSSRLTFGMAEQGLLPRVFGRVLPNRKTPWVAIIATTGVAMVLTVTGGLESLAETVVLLLLLVFLSTNLSVIVLRRDPVDHKHFRAPLVLPYLAIASCVLLLAQQSGSVWLRAGILLAIGLVLYGVRRAVKGKLG
- a CDS encoding diacylglycerol kinase family protein, translated to MASSASSAAGTRQRAAVIVNPIKKTDYDIRALVNGICRDEGWEEPMWLETAEDDPGRGMAREALEAGVDLVIAAGGDGTVRCVAAELAGTDTPLGLLPLGTGNLLARNLDIAVDDPEGAVTAALTGTDRAIDVVRVILDRELKGDVFLVMAGLGYDAALMGDTNDTLKDRVGWLAYVDAGVRNLPGKPVKSTIRLDGGKEISGHPRSVMGGNCGKIVGGLEIFPGARIDDGLLDIMTMSPKGRFGWLSVVKGLLRRGKGSTSVDYYQCKEAEIFTEVPQEFEVDGDHLGTASHVAFRVDPGSLRVRMPHGKKDPAILTDPRV
- a CDS encoding M23 family metallopeptidase; the encoded protein is MTTFTKRLPAKLPPAVKAGALNRDWLTNRDWLSTPLRKTGAISAGAALALGSVVVGTAQAAQPADVERTVAVSEMDPTLDGEGEGNPEAQGAADGGEPPADGGEPPADGGEAPAPVGEAAPAEELPAEEPAPAEEPAPEPVVEETGPVVPVDDVRVTCPYGWRTNVNPLLPAGSSELHNGMDFGATTGTPVKSVLPGTVTYAEYHQYGGLRIVVDHGDGTETTYNHLNEILVDVGQVVGAGEMIGTVGSTGNSTGPHLHFEMMRNGEYVDPAPLLGL
- a CDS encoding NAD(P)/FAD-dependent oxidoreductase, producing the protein MTSVPHSLPARCDVVIVGGGIAGLSAATVLGRARRRVAVIDAGRPRNAPAGHVHGFPSRDGIAPMELLDLCRSDLERYDVELIDGEVAHLGDGRPGNGDGRTVRLADGRLLHGRHVVIASGLRDVLPDVAGAEERWGRDLLQCPYCHGWEVADRPLAVLGTAQSSVQQAILVRSFSRDVTLILAEEMELSAEDARSLAAMGVQVVSGTAVRLQTADDALSAVVLADGRLVPCRAVFCEPGASVDPRLAGTPGCRRDADGCIETDAEGRTGADRVWAVGNVTDPSSQVVAAAGDAYRLAVALNAELLEEDIAAAVRAAESRAAGEPAAAAAPVSAAEPAAASR
- a CDS encoding siderophore-interacting protein gives rise to the protein MCFDVEVRRVQRLSGNFQRITFAGPCLAEFGVQGQTHDLRIKVVVPSVDAAGQPIAVPEFDCSDTSWYRNWLQLDAGVRGSMRTYTVRAARCVGADPEIDVDFVLHFDEQGKGGPASSWAAAAQPGDKVSIIGPNAAHCITAESYGGIEWRPGMARHILLAGDETAVPAITAILESLPADITGHALLEVPADSDMQPVVTDSSVQVTWLSRGARPHGELLEAAVRNAVALPGWASVEGAPVPPRQEIARQEIEDVNVDEAILWETPQRLTAAAVKATPNPLTPSGALPFYAWIAGEAAVVRGLRRYLVSEAGIDRKQVAFMGYWRSGRAEL
- a CDS encoding NAD-dependent epimerase/dehydratase family protein codes for the protein MRVAVIGATGNVGTAVLRRLAQARSERPDGLEIVGIARRLPDPSVAPYDGVSWHSIDIATGEGREKLTEALRGADAVVHLAWALQPNHDEAELHRINVHGTENALAAAAAAGVRQFVCASSVGAYSPAPKDRLTDESWPARGIASSHYSRHKGEQEALLDKFEREYPEIPVARLRQGLVFSSSAGTEIGNYFLGPLFPKAILNKLSLPLIPLPKEFSFQIVHADDMADAYWRVLDQRAEGPFNIAAEPVITPELLAGALGARRLLTIPVKLVRAVVGLTWAARLQRTDPGWIDMAAGSPIMDTSRARELLGWAPRKTSVESLKLILDGMSEGDGVSGSPLLAPRR
- a CDS encoding glutathione S-transferase C-terminal domain-containing protein, producing the protein MAERTGTGQNDGAGFSTRGAYVTGGAEYTRDTNYIETRITRDGADGYPVEAGRYRLIAARACPWANRAIIVRRLLGLEDAISLGTPGPTHDARSWTFDLDPDGRDPVLGIERLQEAFFRRTPGYSRGITVPAIVDVPSGAVVTNDFPQITEDFSTQWKDFHRDGAPDLLPAEHLEEMRAVNKRIFTEVNNGVYRCGFAGSQDAYNAAYDRLWAAMDWLEDRLSRQRYLVGDTITEADVRLFTTLVRFDPVYHGHFKCNRNKLTEMPNLWGYARDLFQTPGFGDTVDFEQIKAHYYIVHEDINPTGIVPKGPELSGWLTGHGRERLGGRPFGDGTAPGPVRAGEEVAAGPEGRQQPSA
- a CDS encoding iron chelate uptake ABC transporter family permease subunit, whose product is MGVKISHPAPAPHPVGPAAQTVSPAAQSGPQPAPRTGAHPAARRGVLLAASIAGLALACLASVAFGARALSLETVFQALTAYDPGNGDHAVVVSRIPRTVLGLLAGGALGLAGAAMQGVARNPLADPGILGVNAGAAFFVVLGIYGFGVTAFAGYIWFALAGAALAAVVVYTVASLGREGATPVKLALAGAALSAGLSSFMSALLVSSQQTFDVFRFWQVGSVAGRGWDVITAVLPFLAVGAVITLGAGRALNGLSLGDDLARGLGQRVGLSRGITALGVVLLCGAATAAAGPIGFVGLVIPHMVRSLTGPDYRWILPFSLVLAPVLLIVADVAGRLALPPGEIPVGVMTAVIGAPVFIWLVRRRKQAQL
- a CDS encoding iron chelate uptake ABC transporter family permease subunit; translated protein: MTAALAGAVVVLFAVSILLGTYTVTIPDFFRILGGEQIPGATYIVMESKLPRAVIGTLVGAALGIAGSVFQTMLRNPLASPDIIGISYGASASAVVGIVVFGARGTTVSLAALAGALIVALAIYLLSRQGGAAGYRLILVGIGFAAVMQAVVMFLMTRTDVRTASQALVWLNGSLNSASWDRAGALAVALLVLLPVTAVLARQLRGLELGDDTAAGLGLRVEASRLGLLVTGVALAAVATAAAGPVSFIAFLSGPIARRLLGGRQSLAASALVGSVIVLAADFAGANLVPGVSLPVGVVTGALGAPFLLWLLVTSNRVGRGG